The Syngnathus acus chromosome 3, fSynAcu1.2, whole genome shotgun sequence genome includes a window with the following:
- the LOC119120464 gene encoding myoblast determination protein 1 homolog 2-like, which produces MDMYDLSLPLSSADELYEDPCFNSGDMKFFDDLDGKLNSAETPRLQDLDNNHYNHQVPVAEEEDKHVRAPRDLHQGGDCLLWACKACKKKTTHEDRRKAATMRERRRLSKVNDAFETLKRCSASNPNQRLPKVEILRNAIDYIESLQALLRSTRDDSFYPVLEHFSADENASSPHSNCSDGMANFSSPCSTRSENSDAPYCAQTTDSSTKSAPSLLSSLDCLTSIVERINTDQAMTSLGDSVVPVAIQFFKLV; this is translated from the exons ATGGATATGTATGACCTTTCCTTGCCTCTTTCTTCGGCCGATGAGCTCTACGAAGATCCTTGCTTCAACAGCGGGGACATGAAGTTTTTTGACGACCTGGATGGCAAACTAAATAGTGCTGAGACGCCCAGATTGCAAGACCTTGATAATAACCATTACAATCATCAAGTTCCAGTGGCAGAAGAGGAAGACAAGCATGTGAGGGCTCCGCGAGACCTCCACCAGGGAGGTGACTGTCTCCTATGGGCCTGCAAAGCATGcaagaaaaagacaacacaTGAAGACAGGAGAAAAGCAGCAACAATGAGGGAGAGGCGACGTCTCAGCAAGGTCAATGACGCCTTTGAGACACTAAAACGCTGCTCGGCCTCCAACCCCAACCAGAGGCTACCCAAGGTGGAGATCCTCAGAAATGCCATCGACTACATCGAGTCTTTGCAGGCTCTGCTGAGGTCAACCAGGGATGACAGCTTCTACCCAGTGCTTGAACACTTCAGTGCAGACGAGAACGCCTCCAGCCCCCACTCCAACTGCTCTGATGGCATG GCGAATTTCTCCTCTCCGTGCTCGACCAGAAGTGAAAACAGTGACGCGCCTTACTGTGCTCAGACAACAGACA GTTCTACCAAGAGCGCACCATCACTGCTTTCCAGTTTGGACTGTTTAACCAGCATTGTGGAACGCATCAACACAGACCAGGCAATGACCTCCCTGGGCGATAGCGTGGTCCCCGTGGCCATCCAGTTCTTCAAGCTTGTCTGA